The following are encoded together in the Populus trichocarpa isolate Nisqually-1 chromosome 5, P.trichocarpa_v4.1, whole genome shotgun sequence genome:
- the LOC18099039 gene encoding protein trichome birefringence-like 14 isoform X3, producing MKGNFCRLKGRHLSVTLLVLTFTTIFLWAWEKNPFVTTLRSAQEQFNFHTSEFVVDTPKGSSFDSLTPNEHVQGRDSNPTRSEESQIPEKEFDASNFTNSVVPETEDGDADRKPSSKIKEFVVDTPKGSSFDSLIPNEHVQETDSDPTRLEESIIPEKEFDASNFTSSVVSQTEDGDADRKSSSKIKDCNYSKGRWVADSRRPLYSGFECKQWLSEMWACRLTQRTDFSFEGYRWQPENCKMLEFEKSAFLRRMQDRTIAFIGDSLGRQQFQSLMCMASGGERREDIENVGKEYGLVKARGAIRPDGWAYRFSNTNTTILYYWSASLADLEPLNITDKATDVAMHLDRAPAFMRRFLHRFDVLVLNTGHHWNRGKITANRWVMYVNGKPLKDRKLLEIGNAKNFTVHSVARWVDSQLPSHPRLKAFFRTISPRHFRNGDWNTGGNCDNTTPLTGGSEISQDESSDPVIAAAVKGTNITLLDITALSELRDEGHISRYSVKATTGVNDCLHWCLPGIPDTWNELLIAQV from the exons ATGAAAGGAAACTTTTGTAGATTGAAGGGGAGGCACCTTTCTGTTACTCTGCTTGTCCTTACTTTTACAACCATATTTCTCTGGGCGTGGGAAAAGAATCCTTTTGTTACTACTTTGCGGTCAGCGCAAGAGCAGTTCAATTTTCATACTTCAG AGTTTGTTGTTGATACTCCCAAAGGCTCTTCTTTTGATTCTTTGACCCCAAATGAGCATGTTCAGGGAAGAGATTCTAATCCTACAAGATCAGAAGAATCTCAAATACCAGAAAAAGAATTTGACGCCTCAAATTTTACCAACTCAGTTGTTCCTGAAACGGAGGATGGTGATGCAGATAGGAAACCATCTTCTAAGATAAAAG AGTTTGTTGTTGATACTCCCAAAGGCTCTTCTTTTGATTCTTTGATCCCAAATGAGCATGTTCAGGAAACAGATTCTGATCCTACAAGATTAGAAGAATCTATAATACCAGAAAAAGAATTTGATGCCTCAAATTTTACCAGCTCAGTTGTTTCTCAAACAGAGGATGGTGATGCAGATAGGAAATCGTCTTCTAAGATAAAAG ACTGCAATTATTCCAAGGGTAGATGGGTTGCAGATAGCAGGCGGCCTTTGTATTCTGGTTTTGAATGTAAACAATGGTTATCTGAAATGTGGGCATGTAGACTAACCCAACGGACAGATTTTTCCTTCGAGGGATATCGATGGCAACCAGAAAACTGCAAAATGCTGGAGTTTGAGAAATCTGCATTCTTGAGAAG GATGCAGGACAGAACAATTGCATTCATAGGAGATTCACTGGGCAGGCAACAATTCCAGTCTTTGATGTGCATGGCATCTGGTGGGGAACGGAGGGAAGATATTGAAAATGTGGGAAAAGAATATGGTCTTGTTAAAGCTCGTGGAGCCATTCGTCCTGATGGCTGGGCTTATCGGTTTTCAAACACCAATACCACCATTTTGTATTACTGGTCAGCAAGCCTTGCTGACTTAGAGCCTTTGAACATCACTGACAAAGCCACTGATGTTGCTATGCATCTGGACCGTGCACCAGCCTTCATGAGACGATTCCTCCATCGGTTTGATGTGTTAGTTCTTAATACAGGACATCATTGGAACAGAGGGAAGATAACAGCAAACCGTTGGGTGATGTATGTCAATGGGAAGCCCCTTAAAGATAGAAAACTCTTGGAAATTGGGAATGCCAAGAATTTTACAGTGCATAGTGTTGCCAGGTGGGTTGATTCTCAACTTCCTTCTCATCCCCGACTTAAGGCTTTCTTCAGGACCATCTCACCAAGGCATTTTCGTAATGGGGACTGGAACACTGGAGGTAATTGTGATAATACCACTCCTTTGACTGGAGGGAGCGAAATCTCACAGGATGAATCGAGTGATCCAGTTATTGCGGCTGCTGTTAAAGGAACAAATATCACGCTTTTGGATATCACTGCTCTCTCTGAGCTAAGAGATGAAGGTCACATCTCAAGGTACAGTGTTAAGGCAACAACGGGAGTAAATGACTGCTTGCATTGGTGCCTTCCTGGCATTCCAGACACATGGAATGAACTTCTTATTGCACAGGTATAG
- the LOC7479150 gene encoding probable methyltransferase PMT26 has protein sequence MALGKYSRVDNRRHNSSYYSTVTIVVFVGLCLVGAWMMTSSSVVPGQNVDVPAQENKNEVKQQVTESNEINTKQFEDNPGDLPEDATKGDNSMPEEKPEEKPEEKPEEKPEEKPDATKGDDSVPEEKPEEKPEEKPEEKPVEKTDEKSNEETKSDDGSDTETQNGVNNTEDVDAKTNDGETNTEDGGTKADDSEGNAAGQGDSEENSTEKKPDTDETETKSDENAGEDKDRETGNDQLDEKVDQKDDKDSDKSSDGQANNQSSGELLPSGAQSELSNETSTQSGSWSTQAAESKNEKETQQSSNQQKGYNWKLCNVTAGPDFIPCLDNLQAIRSLQSTKHYEHRERHCPEEPPTCLVLLPEGYKRPIEWPTSREKIWYHNVPHTQLAQYKGHQNWVKVTGEFLTFPGGGTQFQHGALHYIDFLNESVPGIAWGKRTRVILDVGCGVASFGGYLFDRDVLAMSFAPKDEHEAQIQFALERGIPAISAVMGTKRLPYPGRVFDAVHCARCRVPWHIEGGKLLLELNRVLRPGGFFVWSATPVYQKLAEDVEIWQAMTELTKAMCWELVSINKDTLNGVGVATYRKPTSNDCYEKRSKQEPPLCEASDDPNAAWNVPLQACMHKVPVGSLERGSQWPEQWPARLDKTPYWMLSSQVGVYGKPAPEDFTADYEHWKRVVSNSYLNGIGLNWSSVRNAMDMRSVYGGFAAALKELNVWVMNVVTADSPDTLPIIYERGLFGIYHDWCESFNTYPRSYDLLHADHLFSKVKKRCNLAAVFAEVDRILRPEGKLIVRDKVEIINELENMARSMQWEVRMTYSKDKEGLLCVQKSMWRPKESETINYAIA, from the exons ATGGCGTTAGGCAAATATAGTAGGGTAGACAATAGAAGACATAATTCGAGTTACTACTCAACAGTCACGATTGTGGTGTTTGTGGGTCTCTGCTTGGTTGGGGCATGGATGATGACATCGTCATCTGTGGTTCCTGGTCAAAATGTAGACGTTCCTGCTCAGGAAAACAAGAATGAGGTGAAACAACAAGTGACTGAGAGCAATGAAATCAACACTAAGCAATTTGAAGATAACCCAGGTGATTTGCCTGAGGATGCAACAAAAGGTGACAACAGTATGCCCGAAGAGAAGCCCGAGGAGAAGCCAGAGGAGAAGCCCGAAGAGAAGCCAGAGGAGAAGCCAGATGCAACAAAAGGTGACGACAGTGTGCCTGAAGAGAAGCCCGAGGAGAAGCCAGAAGAGAAGCCCGAGGAGAAGCCAGTAGAGAAAACCGACGAAAAATCTAATGAAGAGACAAAGTCGGATGATGGTTCAGATACCGAGACACAAAATGGAGTCAACAATACAGAAGATGTGGATGCTAAAACCAACGATGGAGAAACAAACACAGAAGATGGAGGGACAAAGGCAGATGATAGTGAAGGTAATGCAGCTGGACAAGGAGATTCCGAGGAGAATTCTACAGAGAAGAAACCTGATACTGATGAGACCGAAACAAAATCCGATGAGAATGCTGGTGAAGATAAGGATAGGGAAACAGGGAATGATCAGCTAGATGAGAAGGTGGATCAGAAAGATGATAAGGACTCCGATAAAAGTTCTGATGGGCAGGCCAACAACCAGAGTTCAGGCGAGCTACTTCCTTCAGGGGCTCAGTCAGAGCTTTCGAATGAGACCTCCACTCAGAGTGGGTCGTGGTCAACTCAGGCGGCAGAGTCAAAGAATGAGAAGGAAACTCAACAGTCTTCTAACCAGCAAAAGGGGTACAATTGGAAACTGTGCAATGTCACTGCTGGGCCTGATTTCATCCCATGTCTTGACAATTTGCAAGCAATCAGGAGTCTTCAATCTACAAAGCACTATGAACATCGAGAGAGGCACTGTCCTGAAGAACCTCCAACCTGTCTTGTTCTGCTTCCTGAAGGATATAAACGGCCAATTGAGTGGCCTACAAGCAGGGAAAAG ATATGGTACCACAATGTTCCCCACACCCAGCTTGCACAATATAAGGGGCATCAAAACTGGGTGAAAGTTACAGGTGAATTCCTCACTTTCCCTGGTGGTGGAACCCAGTTTCAGCATGGGGCTCTCCATTACATCGACTTCTTAAATGAG TCTGTGCCTGGCATTGCATGGGGAAAACGAACCCGTGTGATTTTGGATGTTGGATGTGGAGTTGCTAGCTTTGGAGGATATCTTTTCGACAGAGATGTCCTAGCAATGTCATTTGCCCCTAAAGATGAGCATGAAGCTCAAATACAATTTGCTCTTGAAAGAGGAATCCCAGCTATATCTGCCGTGATGGGAACAAAGAGGCTTCCCTACCCAGGCAGAGTTTTTGATGCTGTCCATTGTGCACGCTGTAGAGTACCTTGGCATATTGAAG GTGGTAAACTTCTTCTGGAGCTGAATCGTGTGTTGCGACCTGGTGGTTTCTTTGTGTGGTCAGCCACTCCTGTTTATCAGAAACTAGCTGAAGATGTTGAAATTTGGCAAG CCATGACTGAACTAACAAAAGCTATGTGCTGGGAACTTGTGTCTATTAACAAGGATACACTTAATGGAGTTGGTGTAGCTACGTACAGGAAGCCTACTTCCAATGACTGCTATGAGAAAAGATCAAAACAAGAGCCTCCACTTTGTGAAGCATCTGATGATCCTAATGCAGCCTG GAATGTGCCATTGCAAGCATGTATGCATAAGGTGCCTGTAGGTTCACTGGAACGTGGGTCTCAATGGCCAGAGCAATGGCCCGCAAGGTTGGATAAAACACCTTATTGGATGTTGAGTTCCCAAGTAGGAGTTTATGGTAAACCCGCACCAGAAGATTTCACTGCAGATTATGAGCACTGGAAGCGGGTGGTCTCCAATTCATATCTAAATGGAATTGGATTAAACTGGTCATCTGTGAGAAATGCCATGGACATGAGATCTGTTTATGGAGG TTTTGCTGCAGCTCTGAAGGAGTTGAATGTGTGGGTCATGAATGTGGTCACAGCAGATTCACCAGATACTCTACCTATAATTTATGAACGTGGGCTTTTTGGAATTTATCATGATTGGTGTGAATCATTTAACACTTATCCAAGATCTTATGATCTTCTCCATGCAGACCATCTCTTCTCCAAGGTTAAAAAGAG GTGCAATCTGGCGGCTGTATTTGCTGAAGTTGATAGAATTCTTAGGCCAGAAGGGAAGCTCATTGTCCGGGACAAGGTGGAGATCATTAACGAGCTGGAGAACATGGCAAGGTCTATGCAGTGGGAGGTTAGGATGACCTACTCTAAGGACAAGGAAGGATTGCTGTGTGTTCAGAAATCCATGTGGCGGCCCAAAGAGTCAGAGACGATCAATTATGCTATTGCTTAA
- the LOC7466855 gene encoding nuclear transcription factor Y subunit B-7, translating to MEDENHKNGTDGHSGESPESPCLKSCSSSSNNHNNSKEQDHFLPIANVGRIMKKEIPGNGKISKDAKETVQECVSEFISFVTGEASDKCQREKRKTINGDDIIWAITTLGFEDYVAPLKLYLNKYREIEGEKLNVPKQQRMEHQSSQQHHQLEQEQNMIPPYTSIYSSSALMSQPPSFMVADHKTYPLPFSPNSIQKHLQHQDKVDPVEHW from the coding sequence ATGGAAgatgaaaaccataaaaatgGAACAGATGGTCACAGTGGAGAAAGCCCAGAAAGCCCATGTTTGAAGagttgcagcagcagcagcaacaatcaCAACAATAGTAAGGAGCAGGATCACTTCCTTCCTATAGCAAATGTTGGCAGAATTATGAAAAAGGAGATTCCAGGCAATGGGAAAATCTCGAAAGATGCGAAAGAAACAGTTCAAGAATGCGTGTCCGAGTTCATCAGCTTTGTTACTGGAGAAGCATCTGATAAATGtcaaagagagaagagaaagactATTAATGGTGATGATATTATTTGGGCCATCACAACCCTAGGGTTTGAAGACTACGTTGCTCCACTTAAGCTGTATCTCAACAAATATAGAGAGATCGAAGGAGAGAAGCTTAATGTTCCAAAGCAGCAAAGAATGGAACACCAAAGTTCACAACAGCATCATCAACtagaacaagaacaaaatatGATACCACCTTACACTAGTATATATTCTTCCTCAGCTCTTATGTCTCAGCCACCATCTTTCATGGTAGCTGATCATAAAACATATCCCTTGCCTTTCTCTCCTAATTCCATCCAAAAACATTTGCAGCACCAAGACAAAGTCGATCCTGTCGAGCATTGGTAA
- the LOC7466856 gene encoding gibberellin 20 oxidase 1-B isoform X2 translates to MSLLMDSTSSSLLLSPPPFHSKDETDAPVLYSSFLQKQANMPTEFIWPIGDLVHNQDELKEPLIDLDGFLKGDERATADAAELVRTACLNHGFFQVINHGVDIGLIHAAHEEIDKIFKLPLDKKLSTRRKPGDVSGYSGAHAHRYSSKLPWKETFSFGYHGDDDSEPLVVDYFKSVLGENFEHTGYCEAMKKVSLVIFELLGISLGVDRLHYRKFFEDGSSIMRCNNYPPCNNSSLTLGTGPHCDPTSLTILHQDQVGGLEVFANNKWQAIRPRPDALVVNIGDTFTALSNGRYQSCLHRAVVNRERERKSLVFFVSPKEEKVVRPPQDLVCREGPRKYPDFTWSDLLEFTQKHYRADVATLQSFIQWLLSAKP, encoded by the exons ATGTCTCTCCTAATGGACTCAACCTCTTCAAGTCTTCTCCTGTCTCCTCCTCCATTTCACAGCAAAGATGAAACTGATGCTCCTGTTCTTTACTCATCTTTCTTGCAAAAACAAGCCAACATGCCCACAGAGTTCATTTGGCCCATTGGAGACTTAGTTCACAACCAAGATGAGCTTAAAGAGCCATTGATAGACTTGGATGGATTCTTGAAAGGTGATGAGCGAGCAACTGCTGATGCGGCTGAGCTTGTTAGGACTGCCTGCTTGAACCACGGCTTCTTTCAAGTCATTAACCATGGAGTTGATATAGGTCTCATTCATGCTGCTCACGAAGAgattgataaaatttttaagCTGCCTCTTGACAAGAAACTCAGTACTCGTAGGAAGCCAGGCGATGTGAGTGGATATTCTGGTGCCCATGCACATCGATATTCATCCAAGTTGCCATGGAAGGAGACATTTTCTTTTGGCTACCATGGGGATGATGATTCTGAGCCACTTGTTGTTGATTACTTCAAATCTGTCTTAGGAGAGAACTTTGAACACACAGG ATATTGCGAAGCAATGAAGAAAGTATCTCTAGTTATTTTTGAGCTGCTGGGCATTAGCTTGGGAGTTGATCGCTTACACTATCGGAAATTCTTTGAAGATGGAAGCTCAATAATGAGGTGCAACAATTATCCACCTTGCAATAATTCTAGCCTCACTCTTGGCACTGGTCCTCATTGTGACCCAACTTCCTTAACAATACTTCATCAAGACCAAGTTGGTGGTCTTGAAGTCTTTGCAAACAACAAATGGCAAGCAATCCGACCTCGTCCAGATGCCCTAGTTGTAAACATTGGTGATACTTTCACG GCATTATCCAATGGGAGGTACCAGAGCTGCCTTCACAGAGCAGTGGTGAATagggagagagaaaggaaatcATTGGTTTTCTTTGTGAGTCCAAAAGAGGAAAAGGTAGTCAGACCCCCACAAGATCTTGTTTGCAGAGAAGGGCCGAGGAAGTACCCGGATTTCACTTGGTCAGATTTGTTGGAGTTCACGCAAAAACACTACAGAGCTGATGTCGCTACACTCCAAAGCTTCATTCAATGGCTTTTATCTGCTAAACCATAA
- the LOC7466856 gene encoding gibberellin 20 oxidase 1-B isoform X1 produces the protein MSLLMDSTSSSLLLSPPPFHSKDETDAPVLYSSFLQKQANMPTEFIWPIGDLVHNQDELKEPLIDLDGFLKGDERATADAAELVRTACLNHGFFQVINHGVDIGLIHAAHEEIDKIFKLPLDKKLSTRRKPGDVSGYSGAHAHRYSSKLPWKETFSFGYHGDDDSEPLVVDYFKSVLGENFEHTGWVYQRYCEAMKKVSLVIFELLGISLGVDRLHYRKFFEDGSSIMRCNNYPPCNNSSLTLGTGPHCDPTSLTILHQDQVGGLEVFANNKWQAIRPRPDALVVNIGDTFTALSNGRYQSCLHRAVVNRERERKSLVFFVSPKEEKVVRPPQDLVCREGPRKYPDFTWSDLLEFTQKHYRADVATLQSFIQWLLSAKP, from the exons ATGTCTCTCCTAATGGACTCAACCTCTTCAAGTCTTCTCCTGTCTCCTCCTCCATTTCACAGCAAAGATGAAACTGATGCTCCTGTTCTTTACTCATCTTTCTTGCAAAAACAAGCCAACATGCCCACAGAGTTCATTTGGCCCATTGGAGACTTAGTTCACAACCAAGATGAGCTTAAAGAGCCATTGATAGACTTGGATGGATTCTTGAAAGGTGATGAGCGAGCAACTGCTGATGCGGCTGAGCTTGTTAGGACTGCCTGCTTGAACCACGGCTTCTTTCAAGTCATTAACCATGGAGTTGATATAGGTCTCATTCATGCTGCTCACGAAGAgattgataaaatttttaagCTGCCTCTTGACAAGAAACTCAGTACTCGTAGGAAGCCAGGCGATGTGAGTGGATATTCTGGTGCCCATGCACATCGATATTCATCCAAGTTGCCATGGAAGGAGACATTTTCTTTTGGCTACCATGGGGATGATGATTCTGAGCCACTTGTTGTTGATTACTTCAAATCTGTCTTAGGAGAGAACTTTGAACACACAGG GTGGGTTTACCAAAGATATTGCGAAGCAATGAAGAAAGTATCTCTAGTTATTTTTGAGCTGCTGGGCATTAGCTTGGGAGTTGATCGCTTACACTATCGGAAATTCTTTGAAGATGGAAGCTCAATAATGAGGTGCAACAATTATCCACCTTGCAATAATTCTAGCCTCACTCTTGGCACTGGTCCTCATTGTGACCCAACTTCCTTAACAATACTTCATCAAGACCAAGTTGGTGGTCTTGAAGTCTTTGCAAACAACAAATGGCAAGCAATCCGACCTCGTCCAGATGCCCTAGTTGTAAACATTGGTGATACTTTCACG GCATTATCCAATGGGAGGTACCAGAGCTGCCTTCACAGAGCAGTGGTGAATagggagagagaaaggaaatcATTGGTTTTCTTTGTGAGTCCAAAAGAGGAAAAGGTAGTCAGACCCCCACAAGATCTTGTTTGCAGAGAAGGGCCGAGGAAGTACCCGGATTTCACTTGGTCAGATTTGTTGGAGTTCACGCAAAAACACTACAGAGCTGATGTCGCTACACTCCAAAGCTTCATTCAATGGCTTTTATCTGCTAAACCATAA